In Ruania alkalisoli, the DNA window GAGTAGTAGGCCTGCGAACCGACGACGACGGTGGAGGCATCCGCGGGCTCCTCGCCCCCGCCCGTATCGAGCGGGTCGGACGAACCGCCGCATGCGGTGAGCAGCATCAGCGCGGTGGCAGTCGTAGCGACGCCGAGCGTGCGCACGCTGCCACGGTCGAGCGCCCGACGGTGCTGAGGAGGCAAGGTCATGAGGTTCCTTCCTGAGGGTGGGTCTGAGAAACACTGGCCGGCTTGGCCGCATTCCCCGGTCTGTGCCGTGTGGTGCTCTCCGCCAGCCACACCGTGAGCGAGAACGCTGCGTCCAGCACGAGCGCGAGCGCGACGATGACGAGCGCACCTCCGAGCATCTGGGTGTAGTCGTTGAGATTGATCCCGCGCAGGATGTAGGTGCCGAGCCCGCCCAGGCCGACGTAGGCGGCGAGCACAGCGGTGGACACGATCTGCAGGGTCGCGCTGCGGAGGCCGCCGATGAGCAACGGCAGCCCGATCGGGGCCTCGACGCGCCACAGGATCTGCCACTCGGTCATCCCCATCGCCCGGGCAGCATCCACCACGTGCTCGTCGACAGCCTCGATTCCGGCGTAGGCGCCTGCCAGCACGGAGGGAACGCCGAGTACGACGAACACGATCGTGGCAGCCATCGGGGCCTGGCCGATACCGACGAACAGAGTCAGCAGCGTCAATAGTCCGAGCGAGGGGAGTGCCCGAGCCGCCCCGGAGAACGCGACGGCGATCTGCTTGCCACGTCTCGTGTGGCCGATGAAATACCCGATCGGCACGGCGATCGCGGCGGAGATCAGTACCGCGATGGCCGAGTACAGCAGATGCTCTCCTAGCCGCACCGCGATGGCGTCGCTGCCGGTGTGGTGCTCCGGTGAGGCGAGCCAGGCGAAGGCGTCGGCGAACAGATTCATCGCGCCACCTCCGTTCTGCCGGGCCGGCGCCGACGCGCCGGCGCGCGACCGCGGCCGCTCCTCGACCAGGGCATCAGCCACCGGCCGAGCAGCACCAGCAGTGCGTCGAGTGCCAGGGCCGTCACCACAGTCATCACGATCCCTGTCAGGATCTCCACCGGGATGTTGCGCTGCAGGCCGTCCGTGAACAGGAAGCCCAGCGAA includes these proteins:
- a CDS encoding ABC transporter permease yields the protein MNLFADAFAWLASPEHHTGSDAIAVRLGEHLLYSAIAVLISAAIAVPIGYFIGHTRRGKQIAVAFSGAARALPSLGLLTLLTLFVGIGQAPMAATIVFVVLGVPSVLAGAYAGIEAVDEHVVDAARAMGMTEWQILWRVEAPIGLPLLIGGLRSATLQIVSTAVLAAYVGLGGLGTYILRGINLNDYTQMLGGALVIVALALVLDAAFSLTVWLAESTTRHRPGNAAKPASVSQTHPQEGTS